The following coding sequences lie in one Alloacidobacterium dinghuense genomic window:
- a CDS encoding type II toxin-antitoxin system HigB family toxin: MKNRVVRKHQKAVKAHLDAWYAEAAAATWKSSAELKKQYRSASIVSAKRVVFNIKGNEYRLVVAINYFYQVLLIVWLGTHKEYDQIDVEKVKYEKRRYTDSPDSN, translated from the coding sequence GTGAAAAACAGGGTTGTGCGCAAGCATCAGAAAGCGGTCAAAGCGCACCTTGATGCCTGGTATGCCGAGGCCGCAGCCGCCACATGGAAAAGTTCCGCGGAACTGAAAAAGCAATACCGCTCGGCCAGTATTGTTTCAGCGAAGCGGGTTGTTTTCAATATTAAGGGAAATGAATACAGGCTCGTCGTCGCCATCAACTATTTCTACCAGGTGCTGCTGATTGTCTGGCTCGGAACACACAAGGAATATGACCAGATCGACGTGGAGAAAGTGAAATATGAGAAGCGCAGGTACACCGATTCGCCCGATTCGAACTGA
- a CDS encoding helix-turn-helix domain-containing protein codes for MRSAGTPIRPIRTEDDHEKAVVRIQELINADADTPEGDELDILATLVDAYEAKHHAIDAPDPIAAIEFRMEQEGWTRKDLEPLIGSRARVSEILNRKRSLTLKMIRRVKFGLGISADLLIAPVQHKVNARKAVHSSKSSRTRKVR; via the coding sequence ATGAGAAGCGCAGGTACACCGATTCGCCCGATTCGAACTGAAGATGACCATGAGAAGGCCGTGGTCCGCATTCAGGAACTCATCAACGCTGATGCGGATACGCCCGAGGGTGACGAGCTAGATATCCTCGCAACGCTGGTCGACGCGTATGAGGCGAAGCACCATGCGATTGATGCGCCCGATCCTATCGCTGCGATCGAATTCCGCATGGAGCAGGAGGGATGGACCCGCAAAGACCTCGAGCCCCTGATCGGCAGCCGTGCGCGTGTATCGGAAATCCTGAATCGCAAACGGAGCCTCACACTAAAAATGATTCGTCGCGTGAAATTCGGTCTTGGTATCTCAGCCGATCTCTTGATCGCTCCTGTGCAGCATAAAGTTAACGCCCGGAAAGCGGTGCATTCCTCCAAATCTTCAAGGACCAGAAAAGTTCGATAA
- a CDS encoding sulfatase-like hydrolase/transferase: protein MQVARSLLTGLILLGSASVVQAQSLTAGPSKLVAPDSQKSDAGKKSRPNILFIIMDDVGIDQMSIFGYGGGTPPLTPNIDSVARAGVRFRNVWSMPECSPSRAIFFEGRYPLRTNVNSAILSDDLANSQVSPFEVTTPKILRKAGYQNALFGKFHLAGPDNNPFGRSTPHVLGWDYFDGFLEGAPHPIDTSIGGQFTDTSHPTPPMSNAFWYTCGFIPNRLESPLHGADTGACRFADSTCKVISKDAAHPTPGFSCLQNGGIFVPKETCKSSADLDLNFDLLNAYYVWNRVINEPDGTVIPADENAPPARGYVSDQTNQSAVNWIRKQNADGQTWMATVAYANDHTPYQQPPRSLLPVASPDSAGFSCTGNTVANEAATRIISNQMIEAMDNKIGSLLVQAGLATMDSSGRLQYDPAQTNTMVIIIGDNGTFAPGVKFPFDPSRAKGYVYQTGVWVPLIVAGPLVASPGREVTSMVNIADLFQLFGEFAGVDVHKVVPKSHILDSQSMLPYLTNVNQPSIRQTNFTQTSGNIHQNDVAPPPCVLPITMPPTCVQLFNSGPLCNFEGGDWYGPTNPKNGVSYDSCCDVQRAGIYTDSQGNPVTLTQFPVDQEATRNDRYKLVKKTVTMCGTSKGTDKEVPQTELYQINEKAPAPEIDKDGDSLCGENCPDGLKGKNLANFNALNASMTATLMSEPPCPGDGNEDKKVNGKDIVDWAFFSQNNGLSSWYDFNHDGFTNGDDLKMFILPNLGTNCLKKNK from the coding sequence ATGCAAGTTGCGCGCAGTCTTCTGACTGGCCTCATCCTTCTGGGATCTGCAAGTGTCGTTCAAGCGCAGTCGCTAACTGCTGGGCCATCGAAGCTTGTGGCACCGGACTCTCAGAAATCAGATGCAGGCAAAAAGTCTCGGCCGAACATCCTGTTCATCATCATGGATGATGTCGGAATCGATCAGATGAGCATCTTCGGGTATGGAGGTGGCACGCCTCCACTTACGCCAAACATCGATTCGGTTGCACGCGCTGGTGTGCGCTTCCGTAACGTCTGGTCGATGCCCGAGTGCTCGCCCAGTCGCGCAATCTTCTTTGAGGGGCGCTATCCGCTTAGGACAAACGTCAACTCTGCCATCCTCAGTGATGATCTGGCGAACTCCCAGGTCTCTCCTTTTGAGGTCACGACGCCGAAAATTTTGAGGAAGGCTGGCTACCAGAACGCCCTCTTCGGCAAATTTCACCTTGCCGGCCCCGACAACAATCCTTTCGGGCGGTCGACTCCTCATGTTCTTGGCTGGGATTATTTCGATGGATTCCTCGAGGGAGCGCCACACCCGATCGATACATCGATAGGGGGCCAGTTTACTGATACATCCCATCCTACTCCTCCCATGTCCAACGCTTTCTGGTACACGTGCGGGTTTATTCCCAATCGACTGGAGTCTCCGCTTCATGGAGCGGATACGGGAGCCTGCCGATTTGCAGACTCGACCTGCAAAGTGATCTCCAAAGATGCCGCCCATCCCACGCCCGGATTCAGTTGTCTGCAGAATGGCGGCATCTTCGTTCCCAAGGAGACCTGTAAGTCCTCCGCAGACCTGGATCTCAACTTCGACCTGCTCAATGCGTATTACGTATGGAACCGCGTGATCAACGAGCCGGACGGTACCGTTATCCCTGCGGACGAGAATGCTCCTCCAGCACGAGGCTATGTCTCGGATCAGACCAACCAGTCGGCTGTGAATTGGATTCGCAAGCAAAATGCGGATGGACAAACCTGGATGGCAACGGTGGCGTATGCAAACGACCACACCCCATATCAACAACCTCCCCGCAGTCTTCTTCCCGTCGCTAGTCCGGATTCCGCTGGCTTCTCATGTACCGGCAATACCGTCGCAAATGAGGCTGCCACCCGGATCATCAGCAACCAGATGATCGAGGCCATGGACAACAAGATTGGCAGTCTCCTGGTACAGGCCGGTCTGGCTACCATGGACAGTTCAGGAAGGCTGCAGTATGACCCGGCACAAACTAACACCATGGTGATCATCATCGGTGATAACGGCACCTTTGCACCGGGAGTGAAATTTCCCTTCGACCCCAGTCGCGCCAAGGGGTACGTATATCAGACGGGTGTGTGGGTCCCCCTCATCGTGGCTGGACCACTGGTTGCTTCTCCGGGACGCGAAGTAACGAGCATGGTGAATATCGCCGATCTGTTTCAGCTCTTCGGTGAATTTGCTGGAGTCGACGTGCACAAGGTAGTTCCGAAGTCGCACATCCTGGATTCCCAATCCATGCTGCCCTACCTGACGAACGTCAACCAGCCCAGTATTCGCCAAACGAATTTCACGCAGACCTCCGGCAACATCCACCAAAACGACGTGGCGCCTCCGCCGTGTGTCCTTCCAATCACCATGCCGCCTACCTGCGTTCAGCTTTTCAACAGCGGGCCACTGTGCAATTTCGAGGGAGGAGACTGGTACGGGCCGACCAATCCCAAGAATGGTGTTTCTTACGACAGCTGCTGTGATGTTCAGCGAGCAGGTATCTATACAGATAGCCAGGGCAATCCCGTAACACTGACCCAGTTTCCTGTCGATCAGGAAGCAACGCGGAATGACCGATACAAGCTGGTAAAAAAGACGGTGACGATGTGTGGGACCTCCAAGGGTACAGATAAAGAGGTGCCGCAGACTGAGCTATATCAGATCAACGAGAAAGCGCCTGCTCCTGAGATAGACAAGGACGGTGACAGTCTCTGCGGAGAAAATTGCCCCGACGGATTGAAAGGAAAAAACCTCGCTAACTTCAATGCACTGAATGCCTCGATGACAGCGACGTTGATGTCCGAACCACCGTGTCCTGGCGACGGCAACGAAGACAAGAAGGTGAACGGCAAGGACATTGTTGATTGGGCCTTCTTCAGCCAGAACAATGGCTTATCGAGTTGGTACGACTTCAATCACGACGGATTCACAAATGGTGACGATCTGAAGATGTTCATCCTGCCCAATCTCGGAACGAACTGTTTGAAGAAGAACAAGTAG
- a CDS encoding ATP-binding response regulator, protein MSDDTPRLQKTVLVIACADSPVLNAVAEVLSTWKLECAEDNKDALALIEKTAFDLVITDQASSARDDVELLRKIRRVRPHARVIIVAETSTPADVIAAMRAQAFSYFTKPLSAPAMEEVLQLAMESPAWDEAIEVLSGTDAWIRLSLRCDVSTANRLHQFVREFLLLPRDDEEKVATACREMLLNAMEHGGKFNPERRIEIAFLRARHVVLIRIKDPGEGFSLKDNLDTAMNNPPDDPMRHLKHRSEEGMRPGGYGILVAKNLVDEMFYGEKGNDVLLIKYIHDERKASPSPA, encoded by the coding sequence ATGAGCGACGATACTCCGCGGTTACAGAAAACGGTGCTGGTGATAGCGTGTGCAGACTCACCCGTCTTGAATGCGGTGGCGGAAGTTCTGTCTACGTGGAAGCTGGAGTGCGCCGAAGATAACAAGGACGCGCTTGCGCTGATAGAGAAGACCGCTTTCGATCTTGTGATCACCGACCAGGCCAGCTCGGCCCGCGATGATGTTGAACTGCTTCGGAAGATACGGCGGGTGCGGCCGCATGCTCGCGTGATCATCGTTGCGGAGACAAGTACGCCCGCGGATGTGATCGCGGCGATGCGTGCGCAAGCTTTCAGCTACTTCACCAAGCCGCTTTCTGCGCCAGCTATGGAAGAAGTGCTGCAACTTGCGATGGAGAGCCCAGCCTGGGACGAGGCGATTGAAGTCCTGTCCGGGACGGATGCGTGGATACGCCTTTCGCTGCGCTGTGATGTATCGACGGCCAACCGGCTGCATCAGTTCGTTCGCGAATTTCTGCTTTTGCCCCGAGACGACGAAGAGAAGGTGGCGACGGCGTGCAGAGAAATGCTGCTGAATGCGATGGAGCATGGCGGGAAGTTCAATCCAGAGCGGCGTATCGAGATTGCCTTCCTCCGCGCGCGTCACGTAGTGCTGATCCGCATTAAAGATCCGGGCGAAGGGTTCTCTTTAAAGGACAACCTCGATACCGCCATGAACAATCCACCGGATGATCCTATGCGCCATCTGAAACACCGCTCGGAAGAGGGGATGCGGCCGGGCGGATATGGGATTCTGGTGGCCAAGAACCTGGTCGATGAGATGTTCTACGGAGAAAAAGGGAATGACGTGTTGCTCATCAAGTACATCCACGATGAGCGTAAGGCATCGCCTTCCCCGGCTTGA
- a CDS encoding ABC transporter permease codes for MLTDLRFALRQLRQSPGFTLTAVLTLALGIGATTAIFTLVHQVLLKSLPVTKPEELYRIGDKVHCCMWGGFTQWEEFSLFNYELYKHFRDHTPAFADLAAMQEGASSMGVRRAGTQQPAEAGMGQFVSGNYFRTFGIGAWAGRVLTDSDDREGAPPVAMMTYHAWQTKYGSDPSVIGATFEINSKPFTVVGIAPPGFFGAELNTYGVPDFWMPLSKEPYLKGISSLLKEPNLNWLDIIGRVRQGTDPKGLEAQLRLELREWQMSHLADMNPQEKEFLPKQVLHLTAGGAGVTAMRQQYHDSLVLLMIAAGCVLLIACANLANLLLARGMANRQQTSVRLALGASRMRMVRKALVESMLLGILGGATGLVIAYAGTSMMLRLVVTNTAVHVPIEASPSLPVLLFALGVSLVTGVCFGVAPAWVSSHAEPLDAMRGANRSVAGATSLPQKALVVTQAALSVVLVSAAAMLTHSLRNMKDGNFGFETKDRYIAWIDPMEAGYQENELENLFERMKDRLQRIPGVRSVGLVQWAPMSGDNWNASIRIEGKAEPHKSDNYVANSVRMMPGFFDTIGNRIIMGRPITEEDTASSRHVAVINEAFAKKFFKGENPLGQHFGEMEMKHAGDYEVVGVAADARYVPWDMLNPIEPLFFKPEAQTIRWDTSAAINGEMRSHSLGNIVLWAPGNPPGLETQVRRALAEINPNLSINDLKSYDEALSVDFAQQGLIAKLTSLFGGLALVLAAVGLYGVTAYGVEQRTNEIGIRMALGADRLSVVKMVMRGAFLQVGIGLAIGIPAAIGAGHAMASQLFYVKPWNPLILISATLLLGLAALIAAVVPSQRAASVEPMEALRNE; via the coding sequence ATGCTGACGGACTTGAGATTCGCGTTGCGGCAGTTGCGGCAGTCTCCGGGATTTACGCTGACGGCGGTGCTGACGCTGGCGCTGGGAATTGGGGCGACTACGGCGATTTTTACGCTGGTACATCAGGTTCTACTGAAGTCGCTGCCGGTGACGAAACCGGAGGAACTTTACCGCATCGGCGATAAAGTCCACTGCTGCATGTGGGGCGGGTTTACGCAGTGGGAAGAGTTCTCGCTCTTCAACTACGAGCTTTATAAGCATTTCCGGGACCACACGCCAGCCTTTGCCGATCTGGCTGCCATGCAGGAAGGCGCTTCGTCGATGGGCGTACGACGCGCAGGCACCCAGCAGCCGGCGGAAGCCGGGATGGGGCAATTTGTCTCCGGGAACTACTTTCGCACCTTTGGCATTGGCGCCTGGGCTGGCCGGGTTTTGACGGATAGCGATGACCGCGAAGGCGCGCCGCCGGTTGCGATGATGACCTATCACGCATGGCAGACGAAATACGGCAGCGATCCTTCCGTCATTGGCGCAACCTTCGAGATCAACAGCAAGCCGTTCACTGTTGTCGGTATCGCTCCGCCGGGCTTCTTCGGCGCTGAATTGAATACCTACGGTGTTCCGGATTTCTGGATGCCGCTGAGCAAAGAGCCTTACCTCAAAGGAATAAGCTCCTTGCTGAAAGAACCAAATCTGAATTGGCTGGACATTATCGGCAGGGTGCGCCAGGGTACGGATCCTAAGGGGCTGGAAGCGCAGTTGAGGCTGGAACTGCGTGAATGGCAGATGAGCCATCTGGCCGATATGAACCCGCAGGAGAAGGAATTTCTGCCGAAGCAAGTGCTGCACCTTACGGCCGGAGGCGCCGGCGTGACGGCGATGCGGCAGCAATATCATGACAGCCTGGTGCTGCTCATGATTGCGGCGGGTTGTGTGCTGCTGATTGCCTGCGCCAATCTGGCGAACCTGCTGCTGGCGCGCGGCATGGCCAACAGGCAGCAGACCTCGGTGCGGCTGGCGCTGGGCGCGTCGCGCATGCGGATGGTACGGAAGGCGCTGGTGGAAAGCATGCTGCTCGGCATTCTTGGTGGGGCAACGGGGCTGGTGATTGCCTATGCGGGAACGAGCATGATGCTGCGGCTCGTCGTCACCAACACGGCTGTTCATGTGCCGATCGAAGCATCGCCTTCGTTGCCCGTGCTGTTGTTTGCGCTGGGCGTGTCGCTGGTGACGGGAGTCTGCTTCGGCGTCGCGCCGGCGTGGGTGAGCTCGCATGCAGAGCCGCTGGATGCTATGCGGGGCGCGAACCGTTCGGTCGCCGGCGCGACCTCGCTGCCACAAAAGGCACTGGTGGTGACGCAGGCTGCGCTTTCTGTAGTGCTGGTGAGCGCAGCGGCAATGCTGACGCACAGCCTGCGCAATATGAAGGATGGGAACTTTGGCTTTGAAACAAAGGACCGCTACATTGCGTGGATCGATCCGATGGAGGCCGGCTATCAGGAGAACGAACTGGAGAATCTTTTTGAGCGCATGAAAGATCGATTGCAGCGGATTCCCGGAGTGCGCAGCGTCGGTCTTGTACAGTGGGCGCCGATGAGCGGGGACAACTGGAACGCCTCGATACGGATTGAAGGCAAGGCCGAGCCGCACAAAAGTGATAACTATGTGGCGAATAGTGTGCGCATGATGCCCGGCTTCTTCGACACGATCGGAAACCGGATCATCATGGGGCGGCCGATCACGGAGGAAGACACGGCTTCTTCGCGGCATGTCGCGGTCATCAACGAAGCATTCGCGAAGAAGTTCTTTAAAGGAGAGAACCCCCTTGGCCAACACTTTGGCGAGATGGAGATGAAGCATGCCGGGGATTATGAGGTTGTCGGGGTTGCGGCGGATGCGCGCTACGTGCCGTGGGACATGCTGAATCCGATCGAGCCTTTGTTTTTCAAGCCGGAAGCGCAGACCATTCGATGGGACACGTCTGCGGCTATCAACGGCGAGATGCGTTCGCATTCTCTGGGCAACATCGTGCTGTGGGCGCCGGGAAATCCTCCGGGGCTGGAGACGCAGGTGCGGCGCGCGCTGGCTGAGATCAATCCGAATCTGAGCATCAATGACTTGAAGAGCTATGACGAAGCGCTGAGTGTGGACTTTGCGCAGCAGGGGCTGATTGCGAAGCTGACTTCGCTCTTCGGCGGGCTGGCGCTGGTGCTTGCCGCTGTCGGCTTGTACGGTGTGACTGCGTATGGCGTTGAGCAGCGCACGAATGAGATCGGAATTCGCATGGCGCTGGGCGCGGATCGTTTGTCTGTCGTGAAGATGGTGATGCGTGGCGCGTTTCTGCAGGTTGGCATCGGGTTGGCCATCGGAATTCCTGCGGCGATTGGAGCCGGGCATGCGATGGCGAGCCAGCTTTTTTACGTGAAGCCATGGAATCCTCTGATTCTGATTTCGGCGACACTGCTTCTTGGACTGGCGGCGCTGATTGCTGCAGTTGTTCCGTCGCAACGGGCGGCGAGCGTGGAGCCGATGGAGGCGTTGCGGAACGAGTAA
- a CDS encoding Na+/H+ antiporter, translated as MSGIGAVEFVFLLLLFFIVVFGVFARKVGTPYPIIMVIGGLLLSFFPAIPDIKLEPDLIFLVVLPPLLYSSAWQTSWRDFRYNIVSISFLAIGLVAFTVVGVALAAPKVFPGFDWRLGLVLGAIVAPTDAIAATSIARRIGLPGRIVDILEGESLVNDATGLLALEFATGILVEQRYPTVAGGLLTLLWLTAGGIAIGLIIAWIVARFERRIDDGPIEVALSILVPYVAYLAAQAAHASGVLAVVSCGLYLSRCSARLFSPTVRLGTWAVWDSLTFILNGLVFVLIGLQFPAVRASIHEYGRGTIFAYGGIFSALLILLRLVWVYPGARLSYIIRTRVRNFKESPPGVRHIFVVGWTGMRGVVSLAAALALPTVLADGSPFPHRDMIVVLTFCVIFATLVLQGLTLPPLIRSLGLAGNAGPDCEELEARRIVTQAAVSHLEGAKARDTKKSAEIYDDLANHYRHRLTSLNADASAKEISDHELHLSLSLEALRVERETAIRLRNEGRINDTVLRRIERELDLNESRLVNTEE; from the coding sequence ATGAGCGGAATCGGGGCGGTCGAATTCGTCTTTCTCCTGCTGCTGTTTTTCATCGTGGTGTTTGGGGTGTTCGCCCGCAAGGTGGGGACGCCATATCCGATCATCATGGTGATCGGCGGGTTGCTGCTCAGTTTCTTTCCGGCGATTCCCGACATCAAGCTTGAACCTGACCTGATTTTTCTGGTGGTGTTGCCGCCGCTGCTCTACTCGTCGGCATGGCAGACATCGTGGCGCGACTTTCGCTACAACATTGTGAGCATTTCGTTTCTGGCCATCGGGCTGGTGGCGTTTACTGTTGTCGGCGTCGCGCTGGCGGCGCCGAAGGTCTTTCCGGGATTCGACTGGCGGCTTGGACTGGTGCTGGGCGCGATTGTCGCGCCGACGGATGCGATTGCGGCGACCTCGATTGCGCGAAGGATCGGGCTACCGGGACGGATCGTCGATATTCTCGAAGGCGAGAGCCTGGTCAACGACGCGACGGGATTGCTGGCGCTGGAATTTGCTACGGGGATCCTGGTAGAGCAGCGTTATCCCACGGTTGCCGGGGGGCTGCTGACGCTTTTGTGGCTCACGGCGGGCGGCATCGCGATTGGCTTGATCATTGCCTGGATTGTTGCCCGCTTCGAGCGACGGATCGACGACGGCCCGATTGAAGTGGCGCTCAGCATTCTTGTTCCTTATGTAGCGTACCTGGCTGCGCAGGCGGCTCACGCCTCGGGTGTGCTGGCCGTGGTGAGCTGCGGATTGTATCTTTCACGTTGCAGCGCACGTTTGTTCTCGCCAACGGTGCGCCTGGGGACGTGGGCGGTGTGGGATTCGCTGACGTTCATTCTGAATGGGCTGGTCTTTGTTCTGATCGGACTTCAGTTTCCAGCCGTTCGCGCGTCGATTCACGAATATGGCCGGGGGACGATATTTGCGTATGGTGGGATCTTCAGCGCGCTGCTCATCCTTTTGCGGCTTGTGTGGGTGTATCCGGGGGCAAGGCTGTCTTATATCATCCGCACGCGGGTACGGAATTTCAAGGAGAGCCCACCGGGGGTGCGGCACATTTTCGTTGTCGGATGGACGGGGATGCGCGGCGTGGTTTCGCTGGCGGCTGCGCTGGCTCTTCCTACTGTGTTGGCGGACGGCTCGCCGTTTCCTCATAGAGACATGATTGTCGTGCTGACGTTCTGCGTCATTTTCGCGACGCTGGTGCTGCAAGGGCTTACGCTGCCGCCTCTGATTCGTTCTCTGGGATTGGCGGGCAACGCTGGGCCGGACTGCGAGGAGCTGGAAGCGCGGCGTATCGTTACGCAGGCTGCCGTGTCGCATCTGGAAGGCGCGAAGGCGCGCGACACCAAGAAGTCAGCCGAGATTTATGATGACCTGGCCAATCACTACCGACACCGGCTTACGAGTCTGAATGCAGATGCAAGCGCGAAAGAGATTTCGGACCACGAGCTGCATCTTTCTTTGTCGCTGGAGGCGTTGCGCGTGGAGCGCGAGACGGCGATCCGGCTGCGCAATGAAGGGCGCATTAACGATACCGTCCTGCGCAGGATCGAACGTGAGCTGGACCTTAACGAATCGCGGCTGGTCAATACCGAGGAATAG
- a CDS encoding NAD(P)-dependent oxidoreductase gives MPETIGFVGLGIMGSGMVKNLTAKGHAVRVWNRTESKAAELAQSLKIDHARTIKDLAASSSILMLCVTNTSDVEQVVNEAASTLKKGSLVIDSSTISPKATEEFAAKLREQGIGFVDAPVSGGSEGAAQGTLAIMAGGSEEDFHRARPILEAIGTRITHMGPAGKGQVTKLLNQILVVVNMLAVSEALMFGEAAQLDLKKAVTAVEAGAGGSWMLSKRAPQVLDNYWKPGFTIDLQQKDVDLVLEYAGELGVPLIATGMIRQLYARLQKEGKGHLGNHALIQALEPLMPAVNK, from the coding sequence ATGCCAGAAACTATCGGATTCGTAGGACTCGGAATCATGGGCTCCGGGATGGTGAAGAACCTCACCGCCAAAGGCCACGCCGTCCGCGTTTGGAACCGCACCGAAAGCAAAGCGGCAGAACTCGCACAATCCCTGAAGATCGATCACGCAAGAACCATCAAAGACCTCGCCGCATCCTCATCCATCCTGATGCTCTGCGTCACCAATACCAGCGATGTCGAACAAGTCGTGAACGAAGCCGCCTCCACGTTGAAGAAAGGCAGCCTCGTCATCGACTCGAGCACCATCAGCCCGAAGGCCACCGAAGAGTTCGCCGCCAAACTCCGCGAGCAAGGCATCGGTTTCGTCGACGCCCCAGTCTCCGGCGGCAGTGAAGGCGCGGCGCAAGGCACCCTCGCCATCATGGCCGGAGGATCGGAAGAAGACTTCCACCGCGCCCGCCCCATCCTTGAAGCCATCGGCACGCGCATTACGCACATGGGGCCGGCAGGCAAAGGCCAGGTCACCAAGCTTCTGAATCAGATTCTCGTCGTCGTCAACATGCTCGCCGTCAGCGAAGCCCTGATGTTCGGCGAGGCCGCGCAGCTCGATCTGAAAAAAGCCGTCACCGCCGTCGAAGCCGGGGCAGGTGGCAGCTGGATGCTCTCGAAACGCGCTCCCCAGGTTCTCGACAACTATTGGAAGCCGGGCTTCACCATCGACCTGCAGCAGAAAGACGTAGACCTCGTCCTCGAATACGCCGGTGAACTTGGCGTCCCGCTCATCGCCACCGGCATGATCCGCCAGCTCTACGCGCGCTTACAGAAAGAAGGCAAAGGTCACCTCGGCAATCACGCATTGATTCAGGCCTTGGAACCGCTAATGCCTGCGGTAAACAAATAG
- a CDS encoding NAD(P)-dependent alcohol dehydrogenase yields MKAIVYRDYGSPDVLRCEEIEKPIPGDNEVLIRVRAASVNPLDWKLMKGGPFPVRVLLGLGKPKVKRPGVDVAGVVEAIGRKGTQFKPGDAVFGTCRGAFAEYAISASVLGMKSVLVKKPDNVTFEQAASVPVAALTALQGLRDKGRIQPGQSVLVNGAAGGVGTFAVQIAKVLGANVTGVCGAGNVDMVRSIGADRVIDYTREDFTTGKQRYDVLLDCVGNHSLFACRRILNRTGRLVLIGAPSDASVTALLARTIGALVLSLFPGRKMCFFIAKVNSEDLTVLSDLMATGKIKAVIDKRYRLSDTAGAFRYAEKGHARGKVVVTVEDGDGHEARLRPSDAITPGSER; encoded by the coding sequence ATGAAAGCGATTGTTTACCGCGACTATGGTTCCCCCGATGTTCTCAGATGTGAAGAAATCGAAAAGCCCATCCCCGGAGACAACGAGGTCTTAATAAGAGTGCGAGCGGCTTCCGTGAATCCGCTTGACTGGAAGCTCATGAAAGGCGGGCCTTTTCCTGTTCGCGTGCTGCTCGGGCTGGGCAAACCAAAGGTCAAGCGGCCCGGCGTTGACGTGGCCGGCGTGGTTGAAGCCATCGGCAGGAAAGGAACGCAGTTCAAACCGGGCGATGCGGTGTTCGGCACATGCCGCGGAGCCTTTGCCGAGTATGCGATTTCCGCGTCGGTACTGGGCATGAAATCGGTGCTGGTCAAGAAGCCAGACAACGTGACGTTTGAGCAAGCAGCGTCTGTACCGGTGGCGGCATTGACTGCCTTGCAGGGCCTTCGCGACAAGGGGCGAATTCAGCCGGGGCAGAGTGTGTTGGTCAACGGCGCGGCAGGAGGCGTGGGCACTTTCGCGGTGCAAATCGCCAAGGTGTTAGGCGCAAATGTGACTGGCGTGTGTGGTGCCGGGAATGTGGATATGGTCCGATCGATCGGTGCGGATCGGGTGATTGATTACACCCGGGAGGATTTCACAACCGGCAAGCAGCGCTATGACGTTCTTCTCGATTGCGTTGGGAACCATTCGTTGTTTGCATGCAGGCGGATTCTGAATCGCACGGGAAGACTTGTTCTTATCGGAGCGCCGAGTGACGCTTCGGTGACCGCTCTTCTCGCTCGTACGATCGGAGCGCTCGTGTTGTCCCTGTTCCCTGGCCGGAAGATGTGCTTCTTCATCGCGAAGGTTAACTCAGAGGATCTGACCGTTCTGAGCGACCTGATGGCGACTGGAAAGATAAAGGCGGTCATCGACAAGCGCTATAGGCTGAGTGACACCGCAGGAGCTTTCCGGTATGCCGAAAAAGGGCATGCTCGCGGGAAAGTCGTCGTCACGGTCGAAGACGGTGACGGACATGAGGCTCGCCTCCGTCCATCCGACGCCATTACCCCAGGCAGTGAGCGATAA